In Sphingopyxis sp. 113P3, one DNA window encodes the following:
- a CDS encoding type II toxin-antitoxin system VapC family toxin translates to MIVDTSALVAILYEEDGADDLLAALVSEPALMPAPAVLEFLRVAEMRSPELGKIGRDLLKELCGNGLEILAFDERQAQIAGDANARYGKGMKNGGVLNLLDLMVYAAAKDRDEPVLCTGRDYASTDVSMHPASRSW, encoded by the coding sequence ATGATCGTGGACACGTCAGCACTGGTCGCCATCCTTTATGAAGAAGATGGCGCTGACGATCTGCTCGCAGCGCTTGTGAGCGAACCTGCCCTTATGCCCGCACCGGCGGTGTTGGAGTTTCTGCGGGTCGCTGAGATGCGATCGCCCGAACTCGGTAAGATCGGTCGCGATCTGCTGAAGGAACTCTGCGGAAACGGGCTAGAGATTCTGGCCTTTGACGAACGCCAGGCGCAGATCGCGGGGGATGCCAATGCGCGGTATGGCAAGGGAATGAAGAATGGCGGCGTGCTGAACTTGCTTGATCTCATGGTCTATGCTGCCGCGAAGGACCGGGACGAGCCTGTGCTTTGCACGGGACGGGATTACGCCTCCACCGATGTGAGCATGCACCCCGCGAGCCGCTCTTGGTAG
- a CDS encoding conjugal transfer protein TraD — protein MRKPRDYDAELKALEDKAKELKTRKVQQLGELVIATGADALTADELAGALVVLAETTDAGKREAWAKRGAAFFQGRWRRTGSATDRDTGGAQTQPGGAQPASGATGTA, from the coding sequence ATGCGCAAACCACGCGACTACGATGCTGAACTGAAGGCGCTGGAAGACAAGGCCAAGGAACTGAAGACCCGCAAGGTGCAGCAGCTTGGCGAACTGGTCATCGCCACCGGGGCCGATGCGCTCACCGCCGACGAACTGGCCGGTGCGCTGGTCGTGCTGGCGGAAACCACCGATGCCGGAAAGAGGGAGGCGTGGGCCAAGCGCGGAGCGGCGTTCTTTCAAGGCCGGTGGCGGCGAACTGGATCAGCGACTGACCGCGACACTGGCGGCGCTCAAACGCAACCGGGCGGCGCGCAACCGGCATCAGGCGCAACGGGCACGGCATGA
- a CDS encoding recombinase family protein gives MKDDDELVASPMARAAFYLRVSTGRQAEHDLSIPDQRRQAHSFCEGKGWTVVGEYVEPGASATDDRRPEFQRMMDAASCRPAEFDVIVVHSFSRFFRDQFQLEFYVRRLAKNGVRLVSITHKMPLAA, from the coding sequence ATGAAGGACGACGATGAACTCGTCGCCTCGCCGATGGCGCGCGCTGCATTTTATCTGCGTGTCTCGACCGGCAGGCAGGCAGAGCATGATCTATCCATTCCCGACCAACGACGCCAGGCGCACAGCTTCTGCGAGGGCAAGGGCTGGACGGTTGTCGGCGAATATGTCGAGCCGGGAGCGTCGGCGACGGACGACCGACGCCCTGAATTCCAGCGGATGATGGATGCGGCTTCGTGTCGGCCCGCTGAGTTCGACGTCATCGTCGTCCATAGCTTCTCCCGCTTCTTCCGGGATCAGTTCCAGCTCGAATTCTATGTGCGGCGGTTAGCCAAGAATGGCGTTCGTCTGGTGTCGATCACTCACAAGATGCCACTGGCGGCATAA
- a CDS encoding DUF2958 domain-containing protein: MEAIMQLITDTIRDQLITNGRESRDNPAFDPHPVVKLFTPDAGATWLISECDPQRPDYLYGLCDLGVGEPELGSVSLTELEALRGPLGLPVERDLYFEAGYPLSHYAHLAIKAGAITA; the protein is encoded by the coding sequence ATGGAGGCCATCATGCAACTCATTACCGACACGATCCGCGACCAGCTCATCACCAACGGACGCGAGAGCCGCGACAATCCCGCCTTCGATCCACATCCGGTCGTCAAGCTGTTCACGCCGGATGCCGGTGCCACCTGGCTCATCTCCGAATGCGACCCGCAACGGCCGGATTACCTCTACGGCCTTTGCGACCTGGGCGTTGGGGAACCCGAGCTGGGATCGGTCAGTCTCACCGAGTTGGAAGCATTGCGCGGGCCGCTCGGTTTGCCGGTTGAACGCGATCTGTATTTCGAGGCCGGATATCCGCTGAGCCATTACGCGCATCTCGCGATCAAGGCTGGCGCCATCACCGCCTGA
- a CDS encoding conjugal transfer protein TraD gives MRSWQIERRKRTRHLIELGSLVVKAGIVDLTGDERAVIYGALIWIAEKLNSEDGEHARGVWKKLGKMAFEMERPSAPNDPTQTPQGQA, from the coding sequence ATGCGAAGCTGGCAGATCGAGCGCCGAAAGCGCACGCGCCATCTGATCGAACTTGGCAGCCTTGTGGTCAAGGCGGGCATCGTGGACCTGACCGGCGACGAACGCGCCGTAATCTACGGGGCGCTGATCTGGATCGCCGAAAAGCTCAACAGCGAAGACGGCGAACATGCGCGCGGCGTCTGGAAGAAACTCGGAAAGATGGCGTTCGAGATGGAGCGTCCGTCAGCCCCGAATGACCCAACTCAAACGCCGCAGGGTCAGGCGTGA
- a CDS encoding type II toxin-antitoxin system TacA family antitoxin: MTARITRTEKLDLRLTAEAKHTLAAAAQAQRRTLSDFVLESALGRAEEALADRRVFQLPPDKWEAFVAALDAPPRDLPRLRKLMNEPGVFSDDSSS, translated from the coding sequence ATGACCGCACGCATCACCCGTACCGAAAAGCTCGATCTTCGCCTGACGGCGGAGGCCAAGCATACCCTTGCCGCCGCCGCGCAGGCGCAACGGCGCACGCTGAGCGACTTCGTGCTCGAAAGCGCGCTGGGCCGGGCCGAGGAAGCCCTTGCCGACCGCCGCGTGTTCCAGCTTCCACCGGACAAGTGGGAAGCCTTCGTTGCCGCGCTGGACGCGCCCCCGCGTGATCTGCCGCGCCTGCGCAAGCTGATGAACGAGCCGGGCGTCTTTTCGGACGATAGTTCTTCGTGA
- the traA gene encoding Ti-type conjugative transfer relaxase TraA, which produces MAIYHLHVKVISRKSGQSAVASAAYRSASRMRDNRLDRDQDFSNKRGVVHSEVLLPDHAPEVWEDRERLWNDVEAFEVRKDAQLAREVEFAIPREMTQAQGIELARDFAQSEFVDQGMIADLNVHWDYAEDGSPKPHAHVMLTMREVDEDGFGKKQRDWNRTEMVERWRERWAEHVNERLAELDIDARIDHRSLEAQGIDLEPQTQIGAPALRIEGEGIEAADRADMHREIARNNGERIIADPSIALDAITHQQSTFTRRDMAMFAHRHSDGIEQFNEVMGAMGNAPDLVELGQDSRGVDRFTTRDMIEAEQRLHRAAELMAEKELHEVSDRDREAALARAEERGLILSGEQADALAHVTDGRDLGIVVGYAGTGKSAMLGVAREAWESAGYEVRGAALSGIAAENLEGGSGISSRTIASMEHGWQSGRDMLTSRDVLVIDEAGMVGTRQMERVLSHAAEAGAKVVLVGDPQQLQSIEAGAAFRSIHDRHGGVEIETVRRQREDWQRDATRDLATGRTREAIHAYDRHDMVHEAQTREQARDDLIDRWDRDRRASPDASRIILTDTNAEVRELNEAARDRMRDAGDLGEDVRLKVERGERNFAAGDRVMFLQNERGLGVKNGTLGTIEQVSAQSMTVQTDDGRPIAFDLKDYDRIDHGYAATIHKAQGMTVDRTHVLATPGMDAHGSYVALSRHRDGMDLHYGRDDFSTQDRLVNTLSRDRAKDMASDYQQQIDPAQDYAERRGITFRARVAQIMRKIVPENVRDRIEDIVDSLRSSGNGVPGTDAVQQPERENAGKEAEIDPEAALRRARGRAFVRHARAVDAILRAQAQDIAATPEQIEELQEARTGFDKLRPHGSHDAEAVYKRSPELATEAASGDRDRALSARRALQLETEMRQNPNLRADRFIERFQELKQSGARQYAAGDYSGYRSIRAEMGNMAMSLERDPQLESLLEGRKRDLGISFESGMGISRDLAISHGLGRGRSLGIDM; this is translated from the coding sequence ATGGCGATCTATCATCTTCACGTCAAGGTCATTTCCCGCAAGAGCGGCCAGAGCGCGGTGGCTTCCGCCGCCTACCGCTCGGCCTCGCGGATGCGCGACAACCGCCTCGACCGCGATCAGGATTTTTCCAACAAACGCGGCGTCGTCCATTCCGAGGTGCTTTTGCCCGATCATGCGCCCGAGGTCTGGGAGGACCGCGAACGGCTGTGGAACGATGTCGAAGCCTTCGAGGTGAGGAAAGATGCCCAGCTTGCGCGCGAGGTGGAGTTTGCCATTCCCCGCGAGATGACGCAGGCGCAGGGCATCGAGCTTGCCCGCGACTTCGCCCAGTCCGAATTTGTCGATCAGGGCATGATCGCCGATCTCAATGTCCATTGGGATTATGCCGAGGACGGAAGCCCAAAACCCCACGCCCACGTCATGCTCACCATGCGCGAGGTGGATGAGGACGGGTTCGGCAAAAAGCAACGCGACTGGAACCGCACCGAAATGGTCGAGCGTTGGCGCGAACGCTGGGCCGAACACGTCAACGAACGCCTTGCCGAACTCGACATCGACGCCCGCATCGACCATCGCAGCCTTGAGGCGCAGGGCATCGACCTGGAGCCGCAAACACAGATCGGCGCACCCGCACTGCGCATAGAGGGCGAAGGGATAGAGGCCGCCGACCGTGCGGACATGCACCGCGAGATCGCCCGCAACAATGGCGAGCGCATCATCGCCGATCCGTCAATCGCACTGGACGCCATCACGCATCAGCAATCGACCTTCACGCGTCGCGACATGGCGATGTTCGCGCACCGGCACAGCGACGGCATCGAGCAGTTCAACGAGGTGATGGGCGCGATGGGCAATGCGCCCGATCTGGTCGAGCTTGGTCAGGATTCGCGCGGTGTGGATCGTTTCACCACCCGCGACATGATCGAGGCCGAACAGCGCCTACACCGCGCGGCGGAATTGATGGCCGAGAAGGAATTGCACGAGGTCAGCGACAGGGACCGAGAGGCAGCACTTGCGCGTGCAGAAGAACGCGGGCTGATCCTGTCGGGCGAGCAGGCCGACGCGCTGGCGCATGTCACTGACGGGCGCGATCTCGGTATCGTCGTTGGCTATGCCGGAACGGGAAAGAGCGCCATGCTCGGCGTTGCGCGCGAGGCGTGGGAGTCTGCCGGTTACGAGGTGCGCGGCGCGGCGCTCTCCGGCATCGCGGCGGAAAATCTGGAAGGCGGATCGGGCATATCCTCACGCACCATCGCCAGCATGGAACATGGCTGGCAGAGCGGCCGCGACATGCTCACCAGTCGCGATGTTCTGGTGATCGACGAGGCCGGGATGGTCGGCACGCGCCAGATGGAGCGCGTTCTTTCCCATGCCGCCGAAGCAGGCGCAAAGGTCGTTCTGGTCGGCGATCCGCAGCAATTGCAATCCATAGAAGCGGGAGCTGCCTTCCGTTCAATCCATGACCGTCATGGCGGCGTCGAAATCGAAACCGTGCGCCGCCAGCGTGAGGATTGGCAGCGTGACGCCACGCGCGATCTGGCGACCGGCAGAACCCGAGAGGCGATCCATGCCTATGACCGACACGACATGGTGCATGAGGCACAGACGCGCGAACAGGCCCGCGATGATCTGATCGACAGATGGGACCGCGACCGGCGGGCATCACCGGATGCCAGCCGCATCATCCTCACCGATACCAATGCCGAGGTGCGGGAACTCAACGAGGCCGCCCGCGACAGGATGCGGGACGCGGGCGATCTGGGAGAGGATGTGCGCCTCAAGGTCGAGCGCGGAGAACGGAACTTCGCCGCCGGGGATCGCGTCATGTTCCTGCAAAACGAACGCGGGCTTGGCGTCAAGAACGGAACGCTCGGCACCATCGAACAGGTCAGCGCGCAGAGCATGACGGTGCAGACCGACGATGGCCGGCCCATCGCCTTCGACCTGAAAGACTATGACCGCATCGACCACGGCTATGCGGCGACCATCCACAAGGCGCAGGGTATGACGGTGGACCGCACCCATGTTCTGGCGACACCGGGCATGGATGCCCACGGCAGCTATGTCGCCCTGTCGCGGCACCGCGACGGGATGGACCTGCATTACGGCCGCGACGATTTTTCCACGCAGGACAGACTGGTGAACACCCTGTCGCGCGACCGCGCCAAGGACATGGCATCGGATTACCAACAGCAGATCGACCCGGCGCAGGACTATGCTGAGCGGCGTGGTATCACCTTCCGGGCCCGTGTTGCTCAGATCATGCGCAAGATCGTGCCGGAGAATGTCCGCGACCGGATCGAGGACATCGTCGACAGCCTGCGCTCTTCCGGCAACGGTGTGCCTGGCACAGATGCAGTGCAGCAGCCGGAAAGGGAGAACGCCGGGAAGGAGGCGGAGATCGACCCGGAGGCGGCGTTGCGCCGCGCCCGTGGCCGAGCCTTCGTCCGCCATGCCCGCGCCGTGGATGCGATCTTGCGGGCGCAGGCGCAGGACATCGCCGCTACGCCTGAACAGATCGAGGAACTGCAAGAGGCTCGGACGGGCTTCGACAAACTCCGGCCTCATGGCTCCCATGATGCCGAGGCCGTCTACAAGAGGAGTCCCGAACTTGCGACCGAGGCCGCTTCGGGTGACCGAGACAGGGCCTTATCGGCAAGGCGTGCCCTGCAACTGGAAACCGAGATGCGCCAGAACCCCAACCTGCGCGCCGACCGTTTTATCGAGCGGTTTCAGGAGCTCAAGCAGAGCGGAGCGCGCCAGTATGCGGCCGGCGATTATTCCGGCTACCGGTCCATCCGCGCCGAAATGGGCAACATGGCGATGAGCCTTGAACGCGACCCGCAGCTTGAATCCCTGCTTGAAGGCCGCAAGCGCGATCTCGGCATCTCGTTCGAATCAGGCATGGGCATCAGCCGCGACCTCGCCATCAGCCACGGTCTCGGAAGAGGCCGAAGCCTCGGGATCGACATGTAG
- a CDS encoding helix-turn-helix transcriptional regulator: protein MPRPDRIIRLKTVLARTGLSRSTIYRKIAEGTFPAQIRISTNGAGWHESDIDRWVADPVRWRPEVEDSHGR from the coding sequence ATGCCCCGACCAGACCGTATCATCCGCCTCAAGACCGTGCTTGCCCGCACCGGCCTGTCGCGGTCCACCATCTACCGCAAGATCGCCGAGGGCACCTTCCCGGCCCAGATCAGGATCAGCACCAACGGTGCTGGCTGGCATGAATCCGACATCGACCGCTGGGTGGCCGATCCCGTCAGGTGGCGGCCAGAGGTGGAGGACAGCCATGGAAGATGA
- a CDS encoding DUF5984 family protein, translating to MLIDFELTPIKEVVPWGTPGNHSLTWFGLTEGRYWINAGVATLFEYSDRVRHSDGSRYCDYYVARIFEDVMNMLPTILEAVPQDLRAYVSGNSGREWIKACESWSEKNLDEGAEDETWDTWERANLLLRDRFLETGYLSPSTSIVMWSDETDVHIEWGNRDKFIDGGLAWSAVSGSFHLPREKFVMEVEAFHARLFERMTSRIEQVAAGALHPDVQIDLPGLIAENERRQGMFAQALGQKGATPWDEIRSAVFEISADAASND from the coding sequence ATGCTGATCGATTTTGAGCTAACGCCGATAAAAGAAGTCGTGCCCTGGGGCACCCCTGGCAATCATAGCCTCACCTGGTTTGGTTTAACGGAGGGTCGATATTGGATAAACGCGGGAGTGGCTACGCTGTTCGAATATAGCGACCGTGTCCGCCACAGTGACGGAAGCAGATATTGCGATTACTACGTCGCTAGAATCTTCGAAGATGTGATGAACATGCTGCCCACTATCCTGGAGGCTGTCCCCCAAGATCTCAGGGCATATGTTTCTGGAAACTCCGGACGTGAATGGATCAAGGCATGTGAATCTTGGTCCGAGAAAAATCTCGACGAAGGCGCCGAAGATGAAACTTGGGATACGTGGGAGCGTGCCAATTTATTGCTCCGTGATCGGTTTCTGGAAACGGGTTATCTCTCCCCGTCGACATCGATAGTGATGTGGTCGGATGAGACTGACGTGCACATTGAGTGGGGCAATCGCGACAAATTTATCGACGGGGGGTTGGCGTGGTCCGCGGTAAGCGGCAGCTTTCATCTGCCTCGCGAGAAATTCGTGATGGAAGTCGAGGCATTTCATGCCAGGCTGTTCGAGCGGATGACGTCTCGGATCGAGCAGGTTGCAGCGGGAGCGCTTCACCCGGACGTTCAAATCGATTTGCCCGGCCTCATTGCCGAGAATGAGCGACGTCAAGGTATGTTCGCTCAGGCTCTTGGACAGAAAGGTGCCACGCCCTGGGACGAAATCAGGTCGGCCGTTTTCGAGATTTCTGCTGATGCGGCGTCAAACGATTAG
- a CDS encoding GNAT family N-acetyltransferase, translated as MTGLRIEKLHRRHAVETFDCGEEALNRFLVRFALPNQMANASQTYLGIAEDDAIVGFYTLVVGEVRHEEAPERLTKGLARHPVPVMLLARLGVSEAWQGKRIGAGLLRDAVLRTLQVADIAGVRALVVHAKNDAARSFYERFDFQPSPTDPLHLFALIKDLKNL; from the coding sequence GTGACGGGTCTTCGCATCGAGAAGCTGCATCGCCGTCATGCCGTCGAAACATTCGATTGCGGCGAGGAAGCGCTGAATCGCTTTCTGGTCCGCTTCGCTCTGCCGAACCAGATGGCGAACGCCTCGCAAACCTATTTGGGTATTGCGGAAGACGACGCCATCGTGGGTTTCTATACTCTGGTTGTCGGCGAGGTCCGTCACGAGGAAGCCCCCGAGCGGTTGACCAAAGGGTTGGCCCGCCATCCTGTGCCGGTCATGCTGCTGGCCCGGCTTGGCGTCAGCGAGGCGTGGCAGGGCAAGAGGATCGGCGCGGGGCTGTTACGCGATGCCGTTTTGCGGACGCTGCAAGTCGCCGACATTGCCGGTGTCCGGGCGCTCGTGGTTCACGCCAAGAACGATGCGGCGCGTTCGTTCTATGAGCGGTTCGACTTTCAGCCGTCTCCCACCGACCCGCTGCATCTGTTCGCGCTCATCAAGGATTTGAAGAACCTTTAG
- a CDS encoding secretin and TonB N-terminal domain-containing protein, which yields MLRKLAVSFAALSFLLCGYPVTPADAQADRSSASVYTFDIPAQRLDLALARLSSVSGVQMLYDSRLAVGRRSRPVVGRYTLQEALVTMLDGTGLRARFTQGGSVVITASATPDMTLDMLTVRATPLIGQSEPDARALAYVSLVQREIVAAMKSDAALSGGDYRISVRMWVDGEGRVERSNLIRSSGDASRDRTFGAFLRDLRISEPPPEGLPQPMRIEFQVR from the coding sequence TTGCTGCGCAAATTGGCCGTCAGTTTTGCGGCCCTGTCGTTCTTGCTGTGCGGATATCCGGTGACGCCGGCTGATGCTCAAGCGGATCGTTCATCGGCGTCGGTCTATACGTTCGATATTCCCGCGCAGCGCCTGGACCTCGCCTTGGCTCGGTTGTCATCGGTGAGCGGCGTGCAGATGCTCTATGATAGCCGTTTGGCGGTGGGTCGTCGCTCCCGTCCCGTGGTTGGCCGCTATACGTTGCAGGAAGCGCTCGTGACGATGCTGGATGGAACGGGGCTGCGCGCACGTTTCACGCAGGGCGGCTCGGTGGTCATCACGGCGTCCGCCACCCCGGACATGACGCTCGATATGCTGACGGTGCGCGCAACACCGCTGATCGGGCAATCCGAACCCGATGCGCGAGCACTGGCCTATGTCAGCCTCGTGCAGCGCGAGATCGTTGCGGCGATGAAATCGGACGCGGCCCTCTCGGGCGGCGACTATCGGATAAGCGTCAGGATGTGGGTCGATGGCGAAGGACGGGTGGAGCGATCGAATCTGATCCGGTCGTCGGGCGATGCCTCGCGGGATCGGACCTTCGGCGCATTCCTGCGCGACCTGCGGATCAGCGAGCCGCCCCCTGAAGGTTTGCCGCAGCCGATGCGCATCGAGTTCCAGGTCCGATGA
- a CDS encoding IS3 family transposase (programmed frameshift), whose translation MTSTTKRRFTDEFKREAVALWETSGRMQTEVAAELGIMPTMLRRWQRKLQDSNDMPVSPAAKPPVSAIGSPADQASEIARLRRELDRARMERDILKKAGRYLCGDAAMKFSFIEQHASTWPVNVMCRMLGVSRSGYYDWCVRAPSARTTANLALLHDVRRLQARHQGRYGSPRMHAALRAEGHRCSRGRVERLMRRHRIRALAGRRFRPCTTDSRHYLPIAPNLLAQNFVATAPNRIWLADITYIATGEGWLYLAAVLDLATRKIVGWAMRDHMRTELPLAAMMMAAQRQRPDRGLICHSDRGSQYAAGAYVDHLAVIGATPSMSRTGNCYDNAPMESFFHTLKVELVHQCRWATQAEARQALFGYIEGYYNRHRMHSALGYLTPEQAEQIMTG comes from the exons ATGACGAGTACGACAAAACGTCGGTTTACGGATGAGTTCAAGCGCGAGGCGGTAGCGCTGTGGGAGACCAGCGGTCGCATGCAGACCGAAGTGGCAGCTGAGCTTGGGATTATGCCAACAATGCTGCGTCGTTGGCAGCGCAAGTTGCAGGATAGTAACGACATGCCCGTAAGCCCGGCGGCGAAGCCGCCAGTATCGGCGATCGGGTCGCCAGCGGATCAAGCGTCCGAGATCGCGCGTTTGCGGCGCGAGTTGGATCGGGCGCGAATGGAGCGCGACATATTAAAAAAAGCGG GTCGGTATCTTTGCGGAGATGCCGCGATGAAGTTCTCCTTTATCGAGCAGCATGCGTCCACCTGGCCGGTGAACGTCATGTGCCGCATGCTCGGCGTGTCGCGGAGCGGCTATTACGACTGGTGCGTCCGTGCACCGAGCGCGCGGACCACGGCGAACTTGGCATTGCTGCACGACGTGCGCCGGCTCCAGGCGCGGCATCAAGGGCGATACGGATCGCCCAGAATGCATGCCGCCCTCCGGGCGGAAGGTCATCGATGCAGCCGCGGCCGCGTCGAGCGCCTGATGCGTCGGCACCGTATCCGGGCACTGGCTGGGCGCCGGTTCCGGCCGTGCACCACCGACAGCCGTCACTATTTGCCGATCGCTCCGAATCTGCTGGCTCAGAACTTCGTGGCAACCGCGCCGAACCGGATCTGGCTCGCCGACATCACCTATATCGCGACCGGCGAAGGGTGGTTGTATCTGGCCGCGGTGCTCGACCTTGCAACCCGCAAGATCGTTGGATGGGCAATGCGCGATCACATGCGGACCGAGTTGCCCTTGGCGGCCATGATGATGGCTGCCCAGCGGCAGAGGCCCGACCGCGGTCTTATCTGTCACTCGGATCGCGGATCGCAATACGCAGCGGGCGCCTATGTCGATCACTTGGCCGTGATCGGTGCGACGCCCTCGATGAGCCGCACGGGCAATTGTTACGATAATGCCCCAATGGAAAGCTTCTTCCACACCCTCAAGGTCGAACTTGTCCATCAGTGCCGATGGGCGACGCAGGCCGAAGCGCGGCAGGCCCTGTTCGGATACATCGAAGGCTACTACAACCGGCACCGCATGCACTCGGCCCTCGGGTATCTAACCCCCGAGCAAGCCGAGCAGATCATGACCGGATAA
- a CDS encoding recombinase family protein gives MLRAALYARFSSENQRDSSIEDQLRQCRERAEREGRTVVETYSDRAISGSSMIRAGIQSLLADAQMGRFDIVLSEALDRISRDQEDVAAVFKRLRFAGIPIVTLSEGEINELHVGLKGTMNALFIKDLAIKTHRGQRGRVENGKAGSGRAAYGYRVIHQLDANGEPIRGERAIVEKQAEIVRRIFREYASGRSPKEIAFQLNREGVPGLRNRPWIDATIRGNPVAGTGILNNELYAGVLVWNRQRFIKNPETGTRVSRVNPESEWIRTEVPHLRIVDDELWQAVRERQRGISALYGPNHANTREGRARRLHLTNRPVTLLSGLLTCGCCGGRISMVMTDRYACRNHLRKGICDNGRTIRRDEIEARVLAGLKEKLVSSEAVAEAVRAYAKETNRLNRDRRAQSQTDQKALEKIERAIAGIMAAIEDGMYQPSMKARMAELERDKAEIIARMAQAPADVPDVHPNIASVYRRNVERFTEALNDPDGGREAAEALRSLIGEIVLTPGPKRGEVHAELRGELMGILAFATDHKSKQNIRFMPPVASCE, from the coding sequence ATGCTCCGCGCCGCTCTTTACGCCCGCTTTTCCTCCGAGAACCAGCGTGACTCCTCCATCGAGGATCAGTTGCGCCAGTGCCGCGAGCGCGCGGAGCGCGAGGGCCGGACCGTGGTGGAGACCTATTCCGACCGCGCCATTTCCGGCTCTTCCATGATCCGCGCCGGTATCCAGTCTTTGCTTGCCGATGCACAGATGGGTCGCTTCGACATAGTGCTGTCCGAGGCGCTGGACCGCATCAGCCGCGATCAGGAGGACGTGGCCGCCGTGTTCAAGCGCCTGCGCTTTGCAGGCATCCCCATAGTCACCCTGTCGGAAGGCGAGATCAACGAGCTTCATGTCGGCCTGAAAGGCACCATGAACGCCCTGTTTATCAAGGACCTCGCCATCAAGACGCATCGCGGCCAGCGCGGGCGGGTGGAGAATGGAAAGGCGGGAAGCGGTCGAGCCGCGTACGGCTATCGCGTCATCCATCAGCTTGACGCCAATGGCGAGCCGATCCGGGGCGAGCGGGCGATTGTCGAGAAACAAGCCGAGATCGTGCGGCGCATCTTCCGCGAATACGCCAGCGGCAGAAGCCCGAAGGAGATCGCATTCCAGTTGAACCGGGAGGGTGTTCCCGGTCTTCGTAACCGCCCATGGATCGACGCCACCATTCGCGGCAATCCCGTCGCGGGCACAGGCATCCTCAACAACGAGCTTTATGCCGGCGTTCTGGTCTGGAACCGGCAGCGCTTCATCAAGAACCCGGAGACCGGAACCCGCGTCTCGCGCGTGAACCCGGAAAGCGAATGGATCAGGACCGAGGTTCCGCATCTGCGGATTGTCGATGACGAACTCTGGCAGGCGGTGCGCGAGCGCCAGCGCGGCATCTCCGCCCTGTATGGTCCCAACCATGCCAACACCCGTGAGGGTCGCGCCAGGCGGCTGCATCTGACCAACCGGCCCGTCACCCTTCTTTCTGGCCTGCTGACCTGTGGATGCTGCGGCGGCAGGATCAGCATGGTGATGACCGACCGCTATGCCTGCCGCAATCATCTGCGCAAAGGCATCTGCGACAACGGCCGCACCATCCGGCGCGACGAGATCGAGGCGCGTGTGTTGGCGGGCTTGAAAGAAAAGCTGGTATCGTCGGAGGCGGTCGCGGAAGCCGTGCGCGCCTATGCCAAGGAAACCAATCGGCTTAACCGTGATCGCCGCGCACAGTCACAGACAGATCAGAAAGCGCTTGAGAAGATCGAGCGCGCCATCGCCGGCATCATGGCGGCAATCGAGGACGGCATGTATCAGCCGTCCATGAAAGCGCGGATGGCCGAGCTTGAACGCGACAAGGCCGAGATCATCGCCCGCATGGCACAGGCCCCCGCCGATGTGCCGGACGTGCATCCCAACATCGCCAGCGTCTATCGCCGGAACGTGGAGCGGTTCACCGAAGCCCTCAACGATCCCGATGGCGGCCGGGAGGCGGCCGAGGCGCTGCGCTCGCTTATCGGTGAGATCGTGCTGACTCCCGGCCCGAAGCGCGGCGAGGTCCATGCCGAGCTACGCGGCGAGCTTATGGGCATCCTCGCCTTCGCCACCGACCATAAGTCGAAGCAGAACATTCGTTTTATGCCGCCAGTGGCATCTTGTGAGTGA